From Lycium ferocissimum isolate CSIRO_LF1 chromosome 12, AGI_CSIRO_Lferr_CH_V1, whole genome shotgun sequence, one genomic window encodes:
- the LOC132040085 gene encoding GATA transcription factor 15-like isoform X1 — protein MVDISDKTSDHEVQETEEMSGQNQTPERVSIETNQKTCVDCGTTKTPLWRGGPAGPKSLCNACGIRSRKKRRALLGLNKEDKKSKKSSNKTIGHQQNQSSTSSTSSSGESSTSNAVVKQSEKCIPFKKRLLHFGREVAMQRPRSNSAQRRKLGEEEQAAFLLMALSCGSVYA, from the exons ATGGTGGATATAAGTGATAAAACAAGTGATCACGAG GTTCAAGAAACTGAAGAAATGAGTGGGCAAAATCAAACACCAGAAAGGGTTTCAATAGAGACTAATCAGAAAACATGTGTTGATTGTGGTACTACAAAAACACCTCTTTGGAGAGGTGGTCCTGCTGGACCTAAG TCATTGTGTAATGCATGTGGGATAAGGAgcagaaaaaagagaagagctCTTTTAGGATTGAACAAAGAAGAcaagaaatcaaaaaaatctTCAAATAAGACAATTGGCCATCAACAGAACCAGAGTAGTACCAGCAGTACAAGCAGCAGTGGAGAAAGTTCAACTAGTAATGCAGTAGTGAAGCAGAGTGAAAAGTGCATTCCTTTTAAAAAGAGATTATTGCATTTTGGTAGAGAAGTAGCAATGCAAAGACCAAGATCAAACTCTGCACAGAGAAGAAAATTGGGTGAAGAAGAACAAGCAGCATTCTTGTTGATGGCTCTTTCTTGTGGCTCTGTTTATGCTTAA
- the LOC132040085 gene encoding GATA transcription factor 15-like isoform X2, which translates to MSGQNQTPERVSIETNQKTCVDCGTTKTPLWRGGPAGPKSLCNACGIRSRKKRRALLGLNKEDKKSKKSSNKTIGHQQNQSSTSSTSSSGESSTSNAVVKQSEKCIPFKKRLLHFGREVAMQRPRSNSAQRRKLGEEEQAAFLLMALSCGSVYA; encoded by the exons ATGAGTGGGCAAAATCAAACACCAGAAAGGGTTTCAATAGAGACTAATCAGAAAACATGTGTTGATTGTGGTACTACAAAAACACCTCTTTGGAGAGGTGGTCCTGCTGGACCTAAG TCATTGTGTAATGCATGTGGGATAAGGAgcagaaaaaagagaagagctCTTTTAGGATTGAACAAAGAAGAcaagaaatcaaaaaaatctTCAAATAAGACAATTGGCCATCAACAGAACCAGAGTAGTACCAGCAGTACAAGCAGCAGTGGAGAAAGTTCAACTAGTAATGCAGTAGTGAAGCAGAGTGAAAAGTGCATTCCTTTTAAAAAGAGATTATTGCATTTTGGTAGAGAAGTAGCAATGCAAAGACCAAGATCAAACTCTGCACAGAGAAGAAAATTGGGTGAAGAAGAACAAGCAGCATTCTTGTTGATGGCTCTTTCTTGTGGCTCTGTTTATGCTTAA
- the LOC132039259 gene encoding two-component response regulator ARR1-like, with protein sequence MSTSTSGACLTASDGLSSKFPTFRLLVVDDDATCLTLLERMLKECHYEVTTCNRAEVALSLLRENKNGFHLVISDVHMPDMDGFKLLEHIGLEMDLPVIMMSGDDSRNVILKGVIHGALDYLIKPVRIEALKNIWQHVVRQNKDEWKGKILDQSGNIEDGERLQEPAVDVEYSYSANEGRLKSSRKREKENEMKERDDISTSKKARIIWSAELHKKFVQAFMQLGPDRAVPKKILELMNVPWLKRENVASHLQKYRLILRKDKLDNAFMGQSEATVGTLSNGLDLQALTPTGQFPAQSLSTFPLSATLGRPATKSPICIPLANQRNHFSFENSMLSYQGQQRLNNGNKQVNLLYGIPTTVEPKPSFVEMNMQQQNKSLVARISQPQLRAQMLSECNKVLLRNGIVDSAQVSMFNHVPQVSSAVDFSLNQNICFWKFHWLTNFHIHGNFPSGPPGNVNVSPQVNSVTIFPEQFGQEDLMSALFEQQQQESDGPVEAEFGNDEYALDNLPT encoded by the exons TTACCACGTGTAATCGAGCAGAGGTTGCATTGTCATTGCTCCGCGAAAACAAAAATGGCTTTCACTTGGTGATAAGCGATGTCCACATGCCAGACATGGACGGTTTTAAACTTCTCGAGCACATTGGTCTGGAGATGGACCTGCCTGTTATAA TGATGTCTGGGGATGATAGTAGAAATGTAATTCTGAAAGGTGTGATTCACGGTGCACTTGATTATCTGATCAAACCGGTGCGTATTGAGGCACTGAAGAACATTTGGCAGCATGTGGTTCGACAAAATAAGGATGAGTGGAAGGGCAAGATTTTAGATCAGTCAGGAAATATTGAAGATGGAGAAAGGCTGCAAGAACCAGCAGTAGATGTTGAGTACTCGTATTCAGCTAATGAAGGGAGGTTGAAAAGCTCAAGGAAACGTGAgaaggaaaatgaaatgaaagaaagggatgatATATCCACATCGAAGAAAGCACGTATAATTTGGTCAGCGGAACTTCATAAAAAGTTTGTACAAGCTTTCATGCAACTTGGACCGGACA GGGCTGTTCCCAAGAAAATTCTCGAACTGATGAATGTTCCGTGGCTAAAAAGAGAAAACGTTGCTAGCCACCTTCAG AAATACCGGTTGATTCTACGGAAGGATAAACTGGATAATGCTTTCATGGGACAATCGGAAGCAACTGTTGGGACATTGTCAAACGGTCTTGATCTTCAAGCTCTTACACCTACGGGTCAATTTCCCGCTCAAAGCCTTTCTACCTTCCCGTTGTCCGCCACATTGGGTAGGCCTGCAACAAAATCTCCCATATGTATTCCCCTAGCAAACCAGAGAAACCATTTTAGCTTTGAAAATTCCATGTTGAGCTATCAAGGTCAGCAACGACTGAACAATGGCAATAAGCAAGTTAACTTGCTTTATGGAATCCCAACTACTGTGGAACCAAAGCCATCCTTTGTGGAAATGAATATGCAGCAACAAAATAAATCTTTAGTTGCACGGATTTCTCAACCACAGTTACGAGCTCAGATGCTAAGTGAATGCAATAAGGTCCTATTACGgaatggtattgttgatagtgcGCAAGTTAGTATGTTCAATCATGTTCCCCAAGTGTCTTCAGCAGTAGATTTCTCATTAAATCAAAACATatgtttttggaaatttcattGGCTAACGAATTTCCATATC CATGGTAATTTTCCGAGTGGACCTCCTGGAAATGTTAACGTTAGTCCGCAAGTTAACTCGGTTACCATTTTCCCTGAGCAATTTGGACAAGAGGACCTCATGAGTGCCCTTTTCGAGCAG CAACAACAAGAAAGTGATGGACCAGTTGAAGCTGAGTTTGGCAATGATGAGTATGCATTGGACAATCTTCCTACGTGA